A genomic segment from Aegilops tauschii subsp. strangulata cultivar AL8/78 chromosome 1, Aet v6.0, whole genome shotgun sequence encodes:
- the LOC109749656 gene encoding putative WUSCHEL-related homeobox 2: MAATATATAAATSVVTGTTRWCPTPEQLMILEEMYRGGLRTPNASQIQQITAHLAHYGRIEGKNVFYWFQNHKARDRQKLRRRLCMSHHLLSCAHYYAAANAGQYHHQQQLLGAGAVPPPLLQHQQQQQQYYSASCAGGGYDQHLLPTTVPASAYATAAGYAYPFAAVPASRCADPSPPKTPLSFHHQGGGIVGSPEYSLGRLGNFGVVDDTCRPSRYEQQQQLTAATEDQAAPVTATTGLFCRPLKTLDLFPGAIKEEHRDVA, encoded by the exons ATGGCGGCGACGGCGactgcgacggcggcggcgacgagcgtgGTGACGGGGACGACGCGGTGGTGCCCGACGCCGGAGCAGCTGATGATCCTGGAGGAGATGTACCGCGGCGGGCTGCGCACCCCCAACGCGTCGCAGATCCAGCAGATCACGGCGCACCTGGCCCACTACGGCCGCATCGAGGGCAAGAACGTCTTCTACTGGTTCCAGAACCACAAGGCCCGGGACCGCCAGAAGCTCCGCCGCAGGCTCTGCATGAGCCACCACCTCCTCTCCTGCGCGCACTACTACGCCGCCGCCAACGCCGGCCAGTACCACCACCAGCAGCAGCTCCTCGGCGCCGGCGCGGTCCCCCCTCCGCTGCTGCagcaccagcagcagcagcagcagtactactccgcctcctgcgccggcggcggctacgaccagcacCTCCTCCCGACGACCGTCCCAGCTTCCGCTTACGCTACTGCTGCTGGGTACGCCTACCCCTTCGCCGCCGTGCCGGCGAGCCGGTGCGCCGACCCCTCGCCGCCCAAAACGCCGTTGTCCTTCCATCACCAG GGTGGAGGCATCGTAGGATCGCCGGAGTACTCGCTGGGGAGGCTGGGCAACTTCGGCGTGGTGGACGACACGTGCCGGCCGTCGCGGtacgagcagcagcagcagctgacCGCGGCGACGGAAGATCAGGCGGCgccggtgacggcgacgacggggctGTTCTGCCGGCCGCTGAAGACGCTGGACCTCTTCCCCGGCGCGATCAAGGAGGAGCATCGCGACGTCGCCTAG